In Verrucomicrobiota bacterium, the DNA window ATTCTGCGGGGCGTCTCCCAGTCCGAGCCCGCTGGGACTTGCCGGCGCCCTGCCGATTGGAAATCGGCGATACAGCAGATTGAAAATCTGCGCTACGGTTCTCCGGTCGATCTGTCGTCAATCCCACGGTCTGCACAGTCAACGACGGTGGGGCGACGCTCCTGCGGAGCCTTTCTTCGATGGCATTGGCTCGGCAGGAGCCTCGCCCCACCTTGACTGAGGGGACATCGAGACGCGTTGCCGCGAATTTTTGTTGCGGTTCCGACGCGCTGTGCTCTATTGCGGGAGCCGACAGCCCAGTCCGCAGACCGAGCACTGGCTTCGCCAAGTCAACACACTACTGAAATATGCAGACCACCACTGAAGAGAGCCTCGTCGTCCAGAAAACCAAAGAGTTATGCCAGACGATCCTGGATCAGCCGGAATTCCAAACGATGCGGCAGCAGATCGAGAGTTTCATGGCCAACGACGAAGCCAAGTTGCAGTATCAGCTCCTGAGCGAGCGGGGAGAATACCTGCGCCACAAACAACAGCAGGGACTCCAGCTTTCGGATGAAGAAGCTTCCGAATTTGAAGAGCAACGCGAACAGTTCCTCAACAACCCGGTCGCACGCGGGTTTCTCAATGCGCAGCAGGAGATGCACAAGGTCCAGGAGTCAGTCGGCCAATTCGTCAGCAAGACTTTTGAACTCGGCCGCGTGCCTAACGCCGAGGATTTCGATTCCGGCTCGTGCGGCCACGGCTGCGGCTGCCATCATTGATCCACGTCCGGATCACTTGACCACTCGCACGGCGCCGGATGGTTGGACCTCAACCTCCCGCGCGGCCAACGGAAGCTCAGTCGTCGTCGTTTTTCCTCCCGGCCATCGTACCCAGATTCGCGTCGGTGGCTGGGGTGTTCCCAAGACGGCCACGCTGCTGTCTTGAGACCAGTACCCTCCGCCTGCGCGGATTTCGTGAGCCGGACCACCCCGGTCTCCAAACAAGACTCGGATGGTCGCGCCAACGGCGGACGGATTGCCCGCCGAACCCTTCAGGCGCACACGCAATCCCGGTTTGCCTCCCCGATTTTGGTATAGCTTCGTCGGGCCTGCATTCTGGCCGACCGCGAGGTCAAGTCTCCCGTCGGCATCGAAATCACCCAGCGCGCAGCCGCGCTGCTCGCCCTGAATCAACACGCCGCTCTGTTGTCCGTCCAGGGCCTCCAATCTCCCGCTCCCGTCGCCTCTCATCCACAACCCTCGGCCGGCATCGTAGCGGGACGTCTCCGGTTGCGTGGCAAAGAAATTCTGGCTCAGGAACAAATCTGCATTTCCGTCCCCGTCGCAGTCACCTACAGCCAATCCAAATGCCGGGGCGAATTGAGCTTCGACCGGCAAAGGCCGAGCCTCGAAATGATCGCTTCGGTTCAGGAACAGCGTGGATTCCAACCAATGCGCCCGCAGTTCGCGTCCCTTCTTCAACGATTCGCCACCGATGTCGCTCAAGCTGGCCGCGGCATAGGCGTTGAAAGTCGCGAAGCGCTCGCGCACAAACGGCAGAACGCCGCCGATGATGTCGAAGCCGCGCCAGGGGACGACCCTTTGCGTCGCTCGATCCAGGTAAGCTTCGAGCACATCCACCGCTCCGGTTCCGTTGAAATCGCCAAAATGAACTCGGAGAGAATCCCGCCGGAAGAGTTCGTATTTCGTGTTGCGGCCCCAATTCGAGGCGATGATGTCCATTCTTCCGTCCCCGTCGAAATCGCCAGTCGTGACGCCGTTCCACCAGCCGGTCAGAGAGTTGAGAGTCTGGAGTTGAGAGTTGAGAGGGGTTGAATCGTGCCAACGAAGCATTGGATTCCACTCGGCGAGACGGCCCTTGTCATTGCGAAACAAGAGAATTGGGCCCCACTCGCACGCGAGGAGCAACTCTGGACTTCCGTCTCCATCCAAATCGCTAAACGCAGCTCCGCTCACGAGGCCCAATCGTTCCCATCGTTGGGAAACCACAAAACGTCCGGCTTCATTCTTCAACAGCATCGAGGTCGCGGGCTCCGGATAACGCCCCGCAATGACGCGTCCGCCGATGAACAAATCCAGGTTGCCGTCTGCATCCACATCGGCCAGGGCGAGCGGTCCGGTGCTTGAGGAAGGGCCCAGGATGCTGTCGCCGGCGGCCTTGCGATTCAGGTCGTAGATTCGGATCCAGCCGCCATTCGTAAGGCCGTCTTCATAGTTTGCGGAGCCAACCAGCAGGTTCGAGCCGAAGCCCACGATGGCCGTTTGGTCGCGGGCGACGGGCCGGCTCACCGTGGGTTCGCCCAGGGAAGCAAACTTTCCATCGCCTTGATTGCGAAACACGATCAGCGAGCCTCCCTTGCCGCTGCCGATGACCAGATCATCGAAACCATCGCTATCCACGTCCTGCCAGCAGACCCCCGGCCCTAGCTGGCTCAGGCGATTCGGGAGTAACGGCTGGCGCGCAAAATCGTCGAAAGGCTCCTCGGGGTGGACATGGTTCAGCAAATGGCTGACGTCCTGGAAGAGGCCCTCGGATTGTGGGGCAGGCTTTCCCGCCTGCCGGTTCTCCGGGCTTTCTTGCCCGGACACTCTGGCGGCTGGAAAGCCGCCCGGACCCGCCGACTGGAAAGGCGGCGCTACGCCGGCGCTCGCTTCATCAATCTCGTAGATAAAATTCGGCGTGGCATTTGTCACCACGCTGCGACGTCCGCTGCGCCAGGTCACTTCGACGCGCAAATCATTGGTGAGCGCCCCGGCTGCGAAAATTCGGATTGAGTCGTCGCCCGAAAGGTACCGCCCGCCGGAAATCATTTCCTGACTTTGCAGAATCGAACCTCCGCTCACTTTGATGGCCGCGCCAATGCCCCGTGTATTCGGCGCGGCGCCCTTCAATCGCACAGCCAGTCGCGGCGCGGAGGTCTCATTCCGGTAAATCCCGGCGGGCGCATTCAAGTTGTTCACGACCACATCGAAGTCGCCATCGTTATCGAGATCGGCCAGCGCCATTCCGTGTGAAACGCCGATGGGGTCGAATCCCCACGCCTTGCTCACGTCTTCAAAAGTCAGATCACCGCGATTTCGAAACGCAAAACTTGGTGTGAGCAGCGGCGGGAATTGGGGCAGCGCTTTCAACGACTTGCCCGGATTGCGCCTGGTCAATTCTTCGAGCCGCGCGCTGCCGTCGGAGTCGATGACGTCGTGGCCATTGCCCGTGGAGATCAGCAAGTCCTCGTAGCCGTCCAGATCCACGTCCAGGAAGATGGGGCACCAGGACCACTCGGAGGCCTGCAATCCGCTGAACTGCGCG includes these proteins:
- a CDS encoding YlbF family regulator, whose product is MQTTTEESLVVQKTKELCQTILDQPEFQTMRQQIESFMANDEAKLQYQLLSERGEYLRHKQQQGLQLSDEEASEFEEQREQFLNNPVARGFLNAQQEMHKVQESVGQFVSKTFELGRVPNAEDFDSGSCGHGCGCHH